ATATATAATGGCGTTAAGAGGCCTCTATATTATGTTGTCATATTTATCCAGTCGGGTTGTTGTAACAGGTGCAAATTATAGAACAACTGCAAcatctgctgctgctgcacaGTTACAGATTTGTAAACTTTGTGTATCAAGTTGTTAAAAACTTGCCAATGTTCATGAACATTCCAGGACTTGAATATAGAACTTGCTTCTTACAGTCACTGAACTATAGATAAAAGACATATTATCACAAAGTTGTTAACAGTAAACATAACATTAATCTACAAATAAAGCAGATTTTTGTTATAAGGAGTTACACTGTATTTACATTAGAGAAAGCAAGCACCCGtataggggtattcagacgggggacaaatcctcggggggaaaacgcggagcctagtgacgtcagctcgcgaggagacgtctccacaaatgtcccctaCTCACACGGATGAGgtgaacggagggggagaccagtgttactagacaaCTCTGGTGGcgtgcaccacccgtttgacgagctgcagactggacacccactgccgctctctgctggagcaagtgcaacaatgtggccaaacaagagcccaaaATTCCGCCAGATCCCCCACctccgggggatcgtttgtcctgtaggggaaaaggtccccgtcttcTTCGAGGAGTCGCGGcggggtcgcgcccactcactaattcGTGACGTCGCTGTCACATGATCTGCAATCCCCCCGTGacccccgccgatttctccctcgtgtgaatacccttATCGGGTTTGATTCATTTGTGGTATAGTGCAAAAAGATATACTTTGGGTCAATGGATGATGCTTTCGCAACAGCTGAAAATCTCGAGGCTGGTCTTCGAGCTGGAAAAATTGCGCCAGACCAACTACCTGAAGAAGCACGCGAGATTGTTAAGACTCACGCCACTGTAGCAGTTCTTCTAGGAGTCGAAGACTCGCAACCTGAAAGGTGAGGAAATTATGCTGCTGTCTGTGATAATTGGGCTGAACTACATTACTGGTGTTGGGGTTTCCTCCTGGCGAAACTTCACTAACAATCATTTCGCAAACTTAGATCCCCAGCCAGCAACAACTGGCACTCTGCTGTTCTAAAGTACGGTAAATTCCCCTGCACCACTCTGAACTCGTTCATGGCAGTGCACAAGATCAGTGGTGCCAGCACAGTGTAGGCAATGCATTTTGTGCACTTCTGTAGGCCATACGTTTTGTATGCTGTTTTGTATGCATAAGTTTTAAAGGTCGCAAATCACGCATAGACCCATTTCTGATGTCTTAACACACCACGTGTTGCACAGACACAGCAGCTGCTTATAAGTGGTGTTCAAATGATGCCTAAATCTCATGCTGTGCTGCTGCGCAATAAGTTCACACTTTGAGCAAGCTGGCACAACCATCCGCTATGTTGCAGATGAATTGTGAACCAGACCTGCACAAATGAAacaaatgcagtgattccactaaTGCGTCAACTGTGCCAAATTGGATTTAcggtgccatcctgataaaatcgaaATAAACTGTGCCAAACTGCACCAGAATCTTGAGTTCAGCAGTATCTGTCATTGGCAATGGCACCCCTGACAATTAGGGCAATTAAAGTCACAGCCATGGACCAAGCATTATTCCACAGATGAAACAGCGCCCATGCATGCATCCCTATTATGCTGCACCGTAATGTGTGGCTcctgtgttctcaggagcctcgactaccgatcagctgcattttctgaccatgctgaaaaagcgttgcagggcccctttaaagtgcaACATCTTAATAACATCAAGACTAGATTTCTGGCTGGAGCCTTGCAATTTGATAACCACATAGTTGTACTTTACAAGATATTTCATATTGTagttttattgatccagtattctgtttacTTGCttgtgtagaaaaaaaaatagctgaTGAGGTTATTCCTCAACATCcaactgcatgacgcccttatttttgcattaccGAGTGAAATAATGAGTGCTCCGAAGAGCATTTCTCCATGAGATTTCCAACGAATCGAGATACTTATCTAGCTTTTCATAACAGCCCCATAATATTATTCAGGTGTCTGAATGTAAGTGTAACCAATGTACCCGAGAATGTGAAATTAACTGCTCCAGGGTGCTTCCAGATGGAAAATTACCTTCTCCAAAGTGCCCCAAGATGGAaattcttgctgctccaaagtgcttcgAAATGAAAACTTTGTTGCTCCAGAAGGGAGGatgtttgggcatgttggttgtTCACCATACATCAGAAACCAATGCGCACTAAATGAACACAAGACGGGATGAACATAGGACAAGCGCTTACTTTCAACAGAGGTTTTGTTGCAGATCCTGAGCACATATAAACATGCATCTGAAACTGCAGGAGGAAACAACTGGCAGAAAGAAGGAAGGTAAATGGACAGGTGTCGTCTATGCCAAAAATTCAAGCTCTTTCTAAGATAAAAGAACCGACAGCATGCTGACACATTCATTTCCTGCCTTGGTTATCTCCAACGTCTACAATTTCTCTAGTAATCTTGTTGAGATGGCGGTACAGAACAACTGTCTCATTAAAAAGAGGAAGACCCTGTTGCAGTTTCAGATGCGTATTTATACATGCTCAGGATCTGCAATAAAACCTTTGTTGAAAGTAAGCGCTTGTCCTATGTAATCTCGTCTCATGTTCGCTTAGTGTGCTATGGTTTCTGAAGTTCGCTGCTCCAGAAATTTCTCCAAGTCAAAAGTCTTTGGTAGCGTCACTGCAAATGGTGTGTTTCAGATAATCCCATCACTGTGCTGCTGAAAAGAATGACAGCGTGTGGAGGTTGTGTGAACTCATGAACCAACCCTAAGTCTTTCTTATAACGAGAGCAGGCTTAataggccaaaaaaaaaagatgcgtaaCCTAGACTTATTCCAGCAAAACGAAATACAGgtggtggcgatgccacctttaAATTTGATGCACTAGCTCACCGTGACGTCATTTATTTTGTGTTCGGGCCTGGGGTCAACGGTTTTCACTATAGGTACACTGTGTTGCACTCTAAAGGAGCCAGAGGTAGAACCTGCTAACTTTCGCTAACTTCTGTTAGCACTAAAGCCGCCAGTATACAGGTAATACATTGAAGTCCTTGACGTTGCCTCGACGAATCGGTGCAAAATTAAAAAACGTGAagtttgtttttcgttttctatTCTAGCAAAGTCTTGACACGTTTcgtcgaaatttaaaaaaaaggggggatcGAACGATTGCTTTTCGGCGCTAATTTAGTGCTTCTTTTCAGTTAATCCTTCAACACTGGTTACCATAAGtttgcgcacgggggggggggggggggcgcaaaatgtgcctcgtacattgacttagcaggaggggggcgctgcggtgaaccttcgcccccccccccccccccccctgatggggaaccctgcgcacgcctatgctggttACGGTATCTGCGGCAGGCGAATTAAGCCGCATCATGAGTGCTGCATAAACAGCACTAACTGCGCAAGAAaactacttctttttctttcactttctatGCTTCGCGAAGTGTCTGGAATATAACCCTTTGTGGCCTGCATTCTTTGGGCTTTAAGAAAGGCAACCAAGCTAAGGTGTACTAGTATATACCGGTATTCTAATTAGGGCACTGTATTTCACGTATTAGCGCCATGTTATAACCGAATGCGAAACCATGCATTGCCGCAATCTACGCTGCGCCGCTCGCCTCATCGTGGCCGCGGTAGCCATTTTGTCAGACAGCGCCTCGGTGTTCCAGCATGCGCGTACGGGCGGTGAGCTCTTGAGAGGGGCTGAAGATCGGACCGTGTGAAGATATCCCGTTAAGTTTGCGTACCCGCGTGGACATGGCGCCGTCCAGGAACGCCGTCCCGGACCGGTGGCCCGACTACACAGACCACGGCGATGTGGTTCCCGGGACGCGATTCGTGCCGTTCAAGGCACCGCTTCGCGACGCCATATGCTCGGGCCTTCCAGACAACAGGCGGTTCACGCCGGAACGTCTGCTCGAGCAGGTACAGGGCCTAGGCCTCGTCATCGACCTGACGAACACGGACCGCTACTACGACCCCCAGTGCATCGTCTCCCGCGGCGTGGCCCACACCAAGATCATGTGTCCCGGTGCTCGCGTGCCCAACGCGAAAGTCGTCAAGTCGTTCTTCAACGCCGTCGGCGGATTCGTCGGGCGGTCCGACAACGACGGCAAGCTCGTAGGGGTTCACTGCACGCACGGCGTTAACAGGACCGGATACGTGGTGTGCAGGTACATGGTCGAGAAGCTCGGCATTGCGCCGGCAAAGGCCATCGAAGATTTCCAGAAAGCCCGCGGCCACAATTTCGATAGGCAGGAGTATGTCAGCGACCTGCAAGGGAGAGGTCGGACGTCGCCGACGTAGCAGGGATGGCGCTGCGAACGGACTGCAATACACGTCGACGACGTGTGTCTTTTGCTtagaaactagcttttaaaattACTCGACGCTACGGAACGTACAGAACTCTCAAAAAATTAGTTTTGCAGGTTTGCATGCTTCCTCACTGTGGACGTTTAAATAAAAATCAAAAGTATAATGGTGTTAAatttagaaaaagaaatcaaAGATTGTCTTTAGTATCTGCCTGTAAATTCACATGAATGCATTGAAATGTTGCCATTGTCACGTGACCTGCTCGCAGTGATGTACACCTGTTTGACTTCAAGGTGGTTAGTCGTGCTACTGGCAGGTCCAAGAAATGTGACTGTTATAACAGTGAAGTTTttactgttaaagggacactaaagaggaacaatgatttggtttagattgataaagtgtgctcggtgaactcttgtgtagtttatttcaacaacataggtttattattagaggagaaaaccaagttcaaggtttcatttttaaatttcgcgccgaactttgtaattcgtgacgtaaaaggtttcaaagagcatttaacgtattctGGCGCCACTGGCCGGACTAAATTTCCACAAAcgcgttatgtcaagtctctggccccctcagaggacaatgtactttgatttaaccgattaggaactacgtaggcccaagctggcgccgtcaaaaatatgtgacgtcacggcaaatggtgcgggaattccaaggtggcgtcgccacctgtattttctttttgcgcgttttctcgcttattaagcgtcttctcgcagcaagtgtggtgtttttggtatcgtggaagactgctttactgatacaagaaaaatcattttgctctttagtgtccctttaaacacgaGCTTGTGGTTTGTCCTTTTTATTATTTTAGCTACTAAGTCCAGACCCTATTAGTTAACATTCAGTTCTTGCAGTACAGTAGTTGTGGCAGTCTTGTGTGCAACATGAATTGCAGAAGCTAACTAATCAAGTCTTTTAATCACTTTGCTATACTCGGTTACACCCTAAGAAAAAACTTTCAGCTCtgtccaatagcgcttactcattttcgtgttGTCAAGCACTTCttgagtgtttcagatagttgactttccccATACAGACCCACgtttgtgtcactggttttagGTCAGAAACTTGAAAATCCTGGTAAATTAAGTTAGGGACTCTCGCGTTGCTGCTCCAAACGTagtgttttaggtagtaacgatgAACATTTACCCTTAGCATGCGCACTATTTACATTATCTGAGTAAAAGAACTTGTGGTTCAAGCAGAAACCAGCTAGCATGATTGTCTTTCACGGGTGAAGGGCAGCAGTGCCTCGGTTCTGTGGGCAG
Above is a window of Rhipicephalus sanguineus isolate Rsan-2018 chromosome 3, BIME_Rsan_1.4, whole genome shotgun sequence DNA encoding:
- the LOC119387366 gene encoding RNA/RNP complex-1-interacting phosphatase; this translates as MAPSRNAVPDRWPDYTDHGDVVPGTRFVPFKAPLRDAICSGLPDNRRFTPERLLEQVQGLGLVIDLTNTDRYYDPQCIVSRGVAHTKIMCPGARVPNAKVVKSFFNAVGGFVGRSDNDGKLVGVHCTHGVNRTGYVVCRYMVEKLGIAPAKAIEDFQKARGHNFDRQEYVSDLQGRGRTSPT